A window of the Lolium perenne isolate Kyuss_39 chromosome 7, Kyuss_2.0, whole genome shotgun sequence genome harbors these coding sequences:
- the LOC127315539 gene encoding uncharacterized mitochondrial protein AtMg00310-like, with product MRKGKFKTLKERFQKRLSDWVEKYLSSGGKEVLIKAIMQALPVYAMSVFQFPAGLVEELNQMIRDFHWGDEHERRRMHWLSWDKLTQPKACGGMGFRDFRVYNQALLARQAWRLIQYPDSPSARLLKAKYYPVGHLLDTAFIQDVSATWRGVMHGLDLLKQGAIWRIGSGSMVKIWRDN from the coding sequence ATGCGTAAGGGCAAGTTCAAAACCCTCAAGGAACGTTTTCAAAAAAGGCTGAGTGATTGGGTGGAAAAGTACCTGTCAAGTGGCGGGAAGGAAGTGCTTATAAAGGCTATTATGCAAGCCTTACCTGTCTATGCCATGAGTGTGTTTCAGTTTCCGGCGGGCCTCGTCGAAGAACTAAACCAAATGATTCGCGACTTCCACTGGGGTGATGAACATGAACGACGGCGTATGCACTGGCTATCCTGGGACAAATTAACACAACCAAAGGCATGTGGGGGAATGGGCTTCCGTGACTTCAGAGTTTACAACCAGGCTCTCTTGGCGCGACAGGCGTGGCGTTTGATACAGTATCCAGATAGCCCATCTGCACGGCTACTGAAGGCGAAGTACTATCCGGTGGGGCATCTCCTTGACACTGCATTCATACAGGATGTGTCGGCGACATGGAGGGGAGTGATGCATGGCCTTGATCTCCTAAAGCAGGGAGCGATCTGGAGAATTGGGTCGGGCTCTATGGTGAAAATCTGGAGGgataactga